DNA from Danio aesculapii chromosome 10, fDanAes4.1, whole genome shotgun sequence:
aaaaaataaacaggggagttaataattcaggggggctaataattctgacttcaactgtatatatatatatatattatgtttgaaCATTTCTTTGCTTCATCTAGTTTGGATTCAGCTGGCCTGTGCTTTCCGTTATGGTCGTGAAGACCTGGACGTGATTGGACTTTCCTTCAGAAAAGACATCTGGATTCAACACATACAGCTCTATCCTGAAGCAGGACACAAACCCACCCTGACAGAGATGCACAACACTCTCCTGAAGAAAGCTGGAGAGCAGGGCCATCCCTTCACTTTCAATGCAAGTCATCTGCCATCATCTTTTTTTCCCGTTTTCAAGTCTTTTAATTCTTCCTATGATTTGACCCAAACAAATCTGCACAGAACTAAAAGAActacatttaaaatgagctgttttgtttttcattcagaTTCCTACCAACCTCCCTTGCTCTGTTACGCTTCAGCCTGGGCCAGACGACAAAGGAAAAGTGAGTTAAAATCAGGTGAAATGAGTTGAAATGTACCGAATGGACATCCTCATGGCTCTGTTGTTCACAGGCTTGCGGTGTTGACTTTGAGGTTAAAGCCTACGTGGCCAAATCAGCCGATGACCCCGATGAGAAAGTTGATAAGAAGTAAGAGTGTTACAGATTACTCTGCACATTTATTTCTGTTAAAAGGTTTTAACTGAttgttttgtaattgttttttttctgtcgtCTCTCTCCAAAGGGATACTTGCCGTCTTGTCATTCGTAAAATCCAGTTTGCACCTGATAACACAGGATCTGGACAGAAAGCCGAGCTCTGCAAGAGCTTCATGATGTCCGATAAGCCTGTTCTTCTGGAAGCCTCTCTGGATAAGGAGGTTTGTGAACTCTGATGTATTGTAGTCTTTTGTTCATCAAATCTGGAAGAAACTCATGTGTATTTTCTCTGTTGAGAACAGATCTACTACCATGGGGATCCAATCCCTGTCAATATCAAGATCAAGAACGAGACCAATAAAGTTGTGAAGAGGTTAAGGGTTACAGGTGAATTCATCAAAAGCATTTACCAGATGTATATGTGGAACACTCCAGTTGACTCTTCCCAATTAATCATATGTCaatactcttaaaaataaaggttatttattgGCAAGCTTAGTTCTATAAAGAAActttaacatttaagtttttttaggATGAAAAGGTTCTTTAGAATAAAATACAACCCCAGTAACTATCCAGTTTTTTACTGAGTGCCCTATAAAGGACGTTTTAGACAATTAGTCCAAAAATCTCAATTGTAGAAGAACATTAGTGCCTCTTACACCCATACTTTTAATATTCACCTCAGTGATTCATTGATCCATTTACAAAGACAGTTATTGgatttgtttctaaatgaatcagctgttttgaaggaatcatttaaattatataagAATCACTCATTAAGACAGACTTTCTGGCCTGTTCTGGTAGTTTTAGtgttacataaattaaataattatgaaaatgtatcatgattttactataaataaaaaaaacatgtatttatagtTAATGTAACcacaaattatacattttttattacactAACTATATCAGGCCTAAACCACCCAAGGCTCAAGCACAAAACCTCACTCATATAGAAACCTGATATTtatgcaatatatgcaaattacagaTATAACAAGTGCATGTTtggattttaaatttaaaaatattgcaaaaaaggcTGTTTATTGTAATGGcatatatttctttatattctattggaattacaaatatgtaaataagttcaatatattagctataatatTATGTATATCATCATATATGCGAAAGCAAAACTctaaacaaaaaaactgttaaattatcATAATCAAAAAAATACCCTAAAATATGTTGATCAAATATAATTCGTTTAGCAGCAGAATGCTGTAATTGGCCCATCCGAATCAAGTATTACATCAGTGGAAATGCAATATATCAAACCTGACTGACTTTGTTTACTTCTATTCTCATAGTTGACCAAACTACAGACGTCGTCCTGTACTCAGCTGACAAATACACCAAAAATGTGCTGACTGAAGAGTTCGGGTGAGTGTTGTTCTATGTGATAGTGATTTGCATGTTTGTCAGCCATAACATCAGTTTAAATTATATGATTCAATTGTTCTTTACAGAGAAACTGTAGAAGCCAATTCATCTTTTGAAAAGTCCCTTGATATTATTCCTTTACTGGCAAACAACAAGGAGAAACGTGGCCTGGCGCTGGATGGCAGGCTTAAAGATGAAGACACCAATCTGGCCTCAACCACTATGTGAGTGTTTGGTTctgttttaaaggaacactccacttttttttaaataagtcccctagagttaaacagtttgaactgatctccaggtctggcggacacacttttagcttagtttagcataaatcattgaatcggattagaccattagcattagaCTTAGATTAGACTTCCTACCATACCAAACAttctgcagcaggtgcaatgatattatg
Protein-coding regions in this window:
- the arr3a gene encoding arrestin 3a, retinal (X-arrestin) → MADKVYKKTSGNGQLTLYLGKRDYVDHVDSVDTVEGAVKIDPADLGDKKVWIQLACAFRYGREDLDVIGLSFRKDIWIQHIQLYPEAGHKPTLTEMHNTLLKKAGEQGHPFTFNIPTNLPCSVTLQPGPDDKGKACGVDFEVKAYVAKSADDPDEKVDKKDTCRLVIRKIQFAPDNTGSGQKAELCKSFMMSDKPVLLEASLDKEIYYHGDPIPVNIKIKNETNKVVKRLRVTVDQTTDVVLYSADKYTKNVLTEEFGETVEANSSFEKSLDIIPLLANNKEKRGLALDGRLKDEDTNLASTTIIRAGMDKEMLGILVSYKIKVNLMVSGGGLLGGLTASDVTVELPLTLMHPKPKARRQKKKLPIKQRRHLRGRQEYLTTRKTHQYHLVKPLGHIDDDDDKTMV